In the genome of Carya illinoinensis cultivar Pawnee chromosome 13, C.illinoinensisPawnee_v1, whole genome shotgun sequence, the window ttctagaATTTCTCTCAATGTCGACTACAAAGAGTATCGTTTCTTTCAATTTCGACGTCAGGTTCAATTTAATTATAGATCGTCAAAACAATTTTGTATTGGTGGGATCATGTGAAAATGAGCTACCATGCTGAAATTGCACGATTTCATTACTCCGTTCAATCAAGTTGAACAACAAATAAGAATGACTAGTTTGAAATGCGATAGTTGGTAAACAACTTAGACAATGCTTAACCATACAAAAAGACGAATCTTGAGGGAAGGCATGTCTATTTTTATGGTCAAATTGCCTTCTAAAGCAAAGAATACTAGATATCTTATAAGAAAACCGGGATAAGTATCATGTGCAATGAAAGCTAAAATGTGAGAGATAGAGgtcaaaagaaaatggaaacaacTGTACCAATGAGATAGTGTCATCAACTAATAaattttcatcttcattttcaaGAGAATTCCCACCACACATATCTTTAAATCCTGCTTGCTTTAGGATCCAACTCCCTGTCAATAGCTTCCCAAAGAAAGAGAAACGCCCTCCCAATATAAGAAGTACTTGGCAACACTTTTCTTGGACCTTCTCATCCACCAAGATGTCCTCAAGAGCCACTATAATGGCATCAATTGCCTTCTCTCTGTATATGCTGTCTTTTTTAGGTTCTACCTGCAACCAGATGAGTGTCTCAGCCCACATATCTTGGAAGCTCTCACACACAGACAAGATCCACTAATTAGAAGAAGCATTATTTTCAGGAGCTAGTTTCtaattttcaattgttaaaagCAGCCTCCAAATGTGTAGtgaaaatacaaaacatatGATGAAAAACCATGGTCTTCAAATATGTTATTTTGAATAGGCAACAATCAGAGCCACTTCCTGAATGAAATTATTCATTAGTTGCTCCTGATAGAAACTAGCCATGAGTTTGTTCCAATTATGTATAAGTTCATGAATACAGGGTTATTATAGTAGGGATCTTGTCTGTAAGGTAGACATCATTAGAGCCCAACCATAAATGAATTAGTTTTAGAAATGTATTCTTGTCAAGTTTCATAATAGCTTGAAAAAAGTTTTTAGGCTGGGATCCAAAGAACCGAaatggaattaaaaaaaaaaattggtgagaaCCAAGATCAAAATTTAAACACCTGTGTGAACTATAGGAGCATACCAGAAGATCTAAGTGTAACAGAAGGACAGGAACTAGGGGTCTGTGAGCCTTTGGAGAACTCTGGAGATACTCAAGCAAAATAGGCATAATATTCACTATCCCTTCATTCGGCAAGCCTCTTACAAATAAAGTGATGTCTTTCCACCTGCAATGACAACTACAACATTTATGGGTGCAAGACATTGTTGTAAGggaatattttcttatagttTTTACCATTGGTAGTAAATGTCGATATTTCTAAGTTTATGGCTTTATCATTGCAGGTGACTTAAAATAGAGGCAGCATTAGAACCAGAGGCAGCATTGAcagaaaaaattagaatttaccTTCCCAGAAAAATCAGTTCACTCAACAACAACATTGCATTTCTTCTCGACTTAAATTGCTTGCTCTGGAGTAGCTGAAGAAGACACTGTTTATTGATATTTCTTGCAATCTGATTTCTGCATGTTGCATCTACTTCAATACAACAGGACAAGAGTACCACCACTTGTGACTTCTCTTCTAACTCTCCCAATTCAAGcctttgaagaagaaaatgcaaGCCACCATGAGATATAAGAAGTTTGGCATTTGCTCTTCTTTCCTGTTCATTGAAAGTCGTGAGAAGCTGCTTTAATATGCAAACGACAGATTCATCCAAGTGTTTGAGACCATGTTTGCCTAAGTTTTCTATTACTTGAAAGGCGAAAGCCAAGAGCTTCCTACAATGTTCTGATCTCCAATTGTCAATTACACGCTTCAAAACAAAATTGGTAAGGGGCACTGCAAGAGATTCCAAAGGTTTTCCTGTTACTGGACATGTTTTGTTTCCCTGATCAAACCACACCTTGATGGCCACACGTTCAAAGGTTTGACCCGTCTCTATGGTCACTAGATCTTCAAACAACTTTCCAATTAGTGGGCAAATAAAGCCTCGAGGAATGCCTAAGAAAAAAGAATGTTCACCAGAGTATTCGTCTCTTCCATGTAACTCTGTGCAAAGAAAATGTAGAATTAGCAATGGATCAAAATGTTAGGCATATAAAGAGTTCGTTGCTACTCACCTTCAACAGAGGTGACTATCAGAAACTATTGACTAAACACACTACCTAAGAGTAAGTAAATAGTCAAGAATTAAGTACATTGTGTGGCTAATctaaaatagatttttctttgCTTCTGATTGTAAGCTCGTCAGTTTCTTTTGTGTGTGATGCTGCATCGGGCATGTTGCTATTCCCTGTGGCTTCATGCCATATAGTGGAGTCAGCAATGCCACAATTAAGAGTACTTTTAGGACAAGTACTCATGCCATACAACCTCCACTCTTTGTCATCTATAGATGAGAGCTCATTTCCCTACATGTTAAGATTATTGTCAACGTTAACTAGCATAAAAGAGAGTATTAGAGATGGACTCTTACCTAGCATATAAGAGAGTATTAAAGATTGACTCTTTCCAGAAAACTTAACATTACCGATCATCATTAAGGAGGAAGTTGTATGGTTAAGGAAAGAAGTGACATAATTAGTTGATCATCATCTTGTTCCATccatatgatttttaaaatccCAAGTCACAAAATTGAGAAAGAGAGTAATGAATCACAGTCGAAGCCTTATACATCCCTAGGTGATCCTCCCTTATGGAGCGTAAGATTGTAGTTTATTCGagattgaaaattatttgtttTGGAATAGACGTATAGCTAAAAACTAAAACCACAAGATTTTAACTAAGTTCGGCCAACTTCAAACCTATATCCCTAAGCAACTCTGACCAAACTCGACAATTTTTAGAGAAGGATAACTATCAGAAGTTACGCTATCACAACAAACTGCTATCAGATCATAGTATCTACAATCTACTGTAATAGAGAGAAAAAGATTCAATCCTTCACGCGTGTCAATGTTAAGGAATTAGGCATTGCTTGGGTGCTTATCTAAAAAGATTCAATCCTTCACGCGTGTCAATGTTAAGGAATCGACTATTTGTTGTGGGTATTATATATCAAggttttgaatttcgttccattCCCATCGGAATGGCTGGATTTGCCGTTCTGGTGTAGTGTCTGATTCACTCTACCACCTCATTCTGTTTCGCTTCAAATTTCGGTCCCGTTTTGAACATTCCGGTCAAATTCTGGCCATTTCGGCTGGAACTGAGCGTTTCTGTCACCATTCTGTTTCTGacagtttttataattttttttatacttagatggcatttttataaattttaaatccaaacggtatttaattcattctaaaatataaaatatatttatataattttaatttttttataattttaaatatgtcccctcattatctatttttaagtattattattttta includes:
- the LOC122291183 gene encoding putative E3 ubiquitin-protein ligase LIN; translation: MGPSLKKLEAAHKHDGRKRVVILELVSCAGKRGSNRLRELHGRDEYSGEHSFFLGIPRGFICPLIGKLFEDLVTIETGQTFERVAIKVWFDQGNKTCPVTGKPLESLAVPLTNFVLKRVIDNWRSEHCRKLLAFAFQVIENLGKHGLKHLDESVVCILKQLLTTFNEQERRANAKLLISHGGLHFLLQRLELGELEEKSQVVVLLSCCIEVDATCRNQIARNINKQCLLQLLQSKQFKSRRNAMLLLSELIFLGRWKDITLFVRGLPNEGIVNIMPILLEYLQSSPKAHRPLVPVLLLHLDLLVEPKKDSIYREKAIDAIIVALEDILVDEKVQEKCCQVLLILGGRFSFFGKLLTGSWILKQAGFKDMCGGNSLENEDENLLVDDTISLLGYHKVTEEGQELETQSLEESAATMSTH